Proteins encoded together in one Balaenoptera musculus isolate JJ_BM4_2016_0621 chromosome 6, mBalMus1.pri.v3, whole genome shotgun sequence window:
- the ALG2 gene encoding alpha-1,3/1,6-mannosyltransferase ALG2, whose protein sequence is MAEEQGQDEDLGPKPSVLFLHPDLGVGGAERLVVDAALALRARRCSVKIWTAHYDPGHCFAESRELPVRCAGDWLPRSLGWGGRGAAICAYVRMIFLALYVLFLGDEEFDVVVCDQVSACIPVFKLARRRKKILFYCHFPDLLLTRRDSFIKRLYRAPIDWVEEYTTGMADCILVNSRFTAAIFKETFKSLSHIDPDVLYPSLNITSFDSAVLEKLDDIVPKEKKFILLSINRYERKKNLTLALEALVKLRGRLSSQDWDKVHLIIAGGYDERVLENVQHYQELKKMVQQSDLGQYVTFLRSCSDKQKISLLHGCTCVLYTPSNEHFGIVPLEAMYMQCPVIAVNSGGPLESIVHSVTGFLCEPDPVDFSEAIERFIHDPSLKATMGLAGRARVKEKFSPEAFTEQLYQYVTKLLV, encoded by the exons ATGGCGGAGGAGCAGGGCCAAGATGAGGACCTGGGTCCTAAACCGTCCGTGCTGTTTCTGCACCCGGACCTGGGTGTGGGCGGCGCCGAGCGGCTGGTTGTGGACGCAGCGCTGGCGCTGCGGGCGCGCAGATGTAGCGTGAAGATCTGGACGGCGCACTACGACCCCGGCCACTGTTTCGCGGAGAGCCGCGAGCTGCCAGTGCGCTGCGCCGGGGACTGGCTGCCTCGCAGCCTGGGCTGGGGCGGCCGCGGCGCCGCGATCTGCGCCTACGTGCGCATGATCTTCCTGGCTCTGTACGTGCTGTTCCTTGGCGACGAGGAGTTCGACGTGGTAGTGTGCGACCAG GTGTCTGCCTGTATCCCAGTGTTCAAGCTGGCCAGACGGCGTAAGAAAATCCTGTTTTACTGTCACTTCCCAGATCTGCTTCTCACCAGGAGAGATTCTTTTATTAAACGCCTATACAGGGCCCCAATTGACTGGGTAGAGGAGTACACCACAGGCATGGCAGACTGCATCTTGGTCAACAGCCGGTTCACAGCTGCCATTTTTAAGGAAACGTTCAAGTCCCTGTCTCACATAGACCCCGATGTCCTCTACCCATCTCTGAATATCACCAGCTTTGATTCAGCTGTTCTTGAAAAGCTTGATGACATAGTCCCCAAGGAGAAAAAATTCATACTCCTCTCCATCAACAgatatgaaaggaagaaaaatctgacTTTGGCACTAGAAGCCCTAGTAAAGCTGCGTGGAAGATTGTCATCCCAAGATTGGGACAAAGTTCATCTGATCATTGCAGGTGGTTATGATGAGAGAGTCCTGGAGAATGTACAACACTACCAGGAATTGAAGAAAATGGTCCAGCAGTCTGACCTAGGCCAGTATGTGACTTTCCTTCGGTCTTGCTCGGACAAACAGAAAATCTCACTCCTCCACGGCTGCACATGTGTGCTTTACACACCAAGCAATGAGCACTTTGGCATCGTTCCCTTGGAGGCCATGTACATGCAGTGCCCAGTCATTGCTGTTAATTCAGGCGGGCCCTTGGAGTCCATTGTCCACAGCGTCACAGGGTTTCTGTGTGAGCCTGACCCAGTTGACTTCTCAGAAGCAATAGAAAGGTTCATCCATGACCCTTCCTTAAAGGCCACAATGGGACTGGCCGGAAGAGCCAGGGTGAAAGAGAAGTTTTCCCCTGAAGCATTTACAGAACAGCTTTACCAATATGTCACCAAACTGCTGGtataa